AGTGAGCATTCCTTTGTGCACATAATTACCTGAAaccattttaaagcatttttagtgGACGCAGTAGCTAAACATAACTGATTACAGGACTACATAAATCTTTGTATTTAACTTGTAttaagttagttagttagttagttagttagttagttatcagtgttggggagtagctaactacatgtagcgaCGCTACTAacataactacatttttcagtagcttgagaGTTAGCTCAGCTGTTTTTAAAACAGAATAGCTTTTCCATAAGcgaactactttttccagcaagtagtgGTGTAGCGTGACCAAACGCTACATCGTGTTGGTCAACTAATAGCATTCCTTATTGCatagaagccaaacttttaccaGCAAAACGTCAGATgatctggcagcatatttctgtctgctgatcagaatcaggcagtATCGTCGTCTTCTATTGTAATGGCAGTTCACAAATGAAAATAGTGAATTACAATcatctactgagagcttattacagctcacttggataagaagagattgtctgatggttaataaaagaacaccattgtattcttctatgtaacaaagaatgtttcagatgctttgttcttaatagatcacGCAACAGCAGtctttactatttaaataaaataacccactattcctacactgtAACAAGTACTGGGAAAGTTAAACATGgagagatattaatctttatgaaaatatttatttaagtatcttaacatactgtacatgatcattctcaacatgttttatgacataaaatgcaaacactgtatatgcaaataacaaaaccagagaaaactttcttgcacatttgTATTCTTCTATATTctatacacattacacatcaggaaaacctctgttaAGTATGGAATTGCATTAACCAACGTCAGGCTAAATGGCTTCAGATGAAATGGCGTAAGACAAAAaggtctcagaatgagcagagtGTTGGTCActaggcagagttggtagctaaactggctgagtttggttgctagcttgcaAAACTAGCTGAGCTTTCTCTAactctataaattaataactagctagctaacataattggtgtaagtttaaactgatgtttgaaactcattaagtttacttgcaacaacaactcatACAAGCCAAACTGTAGTCCTAGCTCATAGCAGTCATAGTTACAgccaactgtttatgtagtgtcctaaactagccAGAAGATTGTTTCATTGTTATCACAATCAAAGACaatactacagaacacaaaaatgtgtttacgtctgctcatgtaactgtcagctgtaataaatgatatccttattaaaatatgatatgcaATTGAATTAGATTGAATAAacagtatatttgccctgtgtaaataacaatatcttaggaactgtatctaaaacaaataaggggtgataaataaatgctaatacaacaggctggaaaaatagacatgtattcattttaatatcttatatattttgtaaatgcTAACACATTACAAATGTATATGCTGACACTGACACATGTCAGTGCATTCATTACGACATTTACAATCgaaatgaatgcactgacaaagGAAGTAAAACTTAAACTTGAAattttactggggcacagcagatttatactgGAGCACGTGCGCCAGTAAAATAAGTTGGATGTGATCCAAGatgtgatccaagatggcggcacggtagcacgcagcggccactccggatccacaatggtgctatttttgttaaaaaagcccgacttttgcaacacatggacatcggagcaaccggtgttcgtgtctaccatcgccagacactactgaaatataagactcatgcaaaaaccaagctgcatgatgacctgcaggaggcgctacgcgttctcggcttgctgcggagatcaggcctccagccctcggcgtcgcctgatgccggtggccaggggagaggacgtcgtaagcggtgtcgcgaaagcgaagcgcggaaagagggcggggtccatgctaggctaaaaacaaaccctagccggccggctctcccgtctatcctgctctcaaatgtttgctccctggacaataaactggactatatccgactccagcaggctacgcagcgtgagtttagagactgctgcatctttgttttcacagagacgtggctcagcgacagagttccggatgccgccattcagctagacgggcttgcctcgtttcgtgccgacagaaatacagctctctgcggtaagactcttGGTGGcttggtggcttgtgtgtttacatcaacacggaatggtgcaagaactctatgctagtctctagttactgttcatcgctgttggagcttgtgactgttagatgcagacctttttatctaccacgggaattcaccactgtttgcataaccggagtttacattccccccagcgctaacgctaaggaagcgctctgtgaactgtatggggctatgagcgaactgcagaacgctcaccccgacggactgtttattgtcgccggagatttcaaccatgcaaatctcaagacagtgctccctaaattccatcagtatgtggactttgcaatgagaggggcgaacgcgcttgatcttgtttacacaaacatcccaggtgcgtaccgggcggagccccgcccccacctcggctactcagaccacatctctgttatgttaattccagcatacagaccgctcgtcagacgcacaaaaccgcttcagaagaaataaatgtaatatatttaaacacattaattaaataatgttattaGTGTAAAGTGTGTTATTGAAATTATTGCTTTGATAgtatcattaaaaaacaaattgcctcattaagtaacttcaatgtagctagctactttttgatagtatcTTGtaatgtagctaactactttttcaaaaaaattagcttaactacttaaaattatgagtagcttgaagCTTGTCAAACTactgtttcaaagtagcttccccaacactgtacTGCAGTGCTATGCAAGCAAAGTGTATTTTGGTATAACTTTAAGTAGAATTTGTAAGCTTAAATGTTGCACACATCTGGGAATAGATTTGGGGTTTTAAAAAGCCttttcacaaaatataattttattattattgttgtcgtttttttatacagtacaaacactAAAAAGTAAGTGAGTGTCTCAGTCTtatgattaaaatgaatgaattaatcatACACTTTAAGTCTCACTTAGCGCTCCTGCTACGTAGGTCAGATGCCATACTAATacagaatttgtattatttgtgtatttaaattCTTAAGTTAACTTTCATAATGTAAACAGCTGCAGGCTATAGTCTTGCTTCCCCCATTGGGCATGTCACAAATGCAACTATTCTTTCACAAAATTGCTGTAATTATCAGGAATAATGAAAATGCACATTATGAAATATCAATGGAAAAGGGCAATGCATTTAGCATAATGTGGAATAATTATGTAATTCTtaaccaaaaagtaccatggtgaCCATAGACAAAATACTATTATGACACAGTAGCATATGTGGGTACTACTGTAGGCCTGTGTTGGTATTACTGTTCAATCATAATGCACATCTATCTCATTgaaactgtgaaaaaaaaaaaaactttaaaaatctcTGGCTTTTATTTACCTTTTTTAACATGTTCAAGAACGAAAATACAGTACCAATgcaattaatcaattaaaatgtattattattattattattattattattattatagcttaCATCTTTACAAAGTCCAGAAAGTGACCCTATGTTtttgcaaaaagtatttttttactattgtAACCACGGTAAATATTTAGTAGGTAAATTATAtttgagattttattttataaaaaaaaaaaaaagaaagaaagaaagaaagaaagaaaagaaagaaaagaaagaaaagaaagaaagaaaaaaaaaatgagaagACATTTGAGTTGAAGGGCAAAATATTTCACCACCCGGAACATGTCATGTCCGACAATAGATTGGTTCTCCTGTTTCCGTCCGGAACTTTAAATAAGAGACACCAGCGCACAGCAGTAGTCCGGCTAGATTTGCTGCTAGCCAGAGTGGATCAGCTGGTGtttttctgagtgtgtgtttacattaccGCTTCTCCTGCTTGTAAAATCACCTATTTGAAGATGTGCCGCTGAAGAATGCGATAAATGTAAGTGGTTTTGAGACTGAGATTGTAAACAGCTGTGTTTTTGACATGACTAGCtgagtgtgagcagtgtagtatTTGAAGTCTAGAGGGTAAAGCTGCTGACAAACGCTGTCAATATCAATCTGCCATCAGTTCTGTTTGTCATTTGCGTCAGCTGTGTTTGGACTTTAGGGTGTTTCTCACCCTGTCAACAGCTGGCTGAAAAGCCAATCCACATATTTAACTGCGAGTGGTTTAGTCCGCATATGGTGTGATCTATACAGTATGTGACGGTTTTAATTCATCATTTGATTTTGGGGTCAGATCATGGTACAGTTTGTAATTTGTTGCATTGTAtgtaaaaactttattattattattattattattattattattattattgtattttttttatcactaaatttGTTATGATTTTTCAAGACTGGACAACCTGAGGGGGCCAAAGAAATACTGTTGTGTCATCAGAAATTGCTTTAGCCCATATTTTGCCTTAAGTCTCTATACGTAGGCTATTGTTAAATGttaaacaatgtgcatgtttgAACTTACCCACTACCTCTTCAAAGAAAAGTGCATTGGTTTTACTGTGATGGCATCACATGATCATACTGTGGAACTTTTATATACCAACCTTAGGTAATGGCATAATGAAAATCTTGATataataatctatatatatatatatatatatatatatatatatatatatatatatatatatatatatatatatataacatttgtgACATACCTGGACTCTCAGTTTTGTCCAATACTGATCCGTTGTATTTTccttaatcagtttagaatatataTACTTTACTGTGTGGAAGTGATTGGGAGTACTATGTTATGCGTAAAGAAACTCAAacttctaactacacattatttctttatcaaatagagaaaaacgtttagcctattaagaaaaacttttgttAAATAGTCTATTGGATAATGCAGCAACCAAATTAACAGTAGGCCTAATTCCAGGGtaagtcttcagtagaaagaagccacttctctttGCAAAAATAGTTTTAGCTTGTATCTGGACTGAAATGAATTCAGATCTCTCTTTTGTCCCACTTTAAATGTAATAGCTTATCAGTTCACTTTCCAATCATATTTATGTTTTTGGAACCTAgtcaacataaatattattataaaaaatatactgtacatttcagtcaTAATTTCTTAACTTTAAAAACCTCTGGCTTTTATATTGGCGGAACGCTCCAGGAAGATTTTTGACTGTTTGTTTGTAGGCTAGTTCACAATAGTTGAATTCACTTTTCACTCAAAATCTAGTCAAATACTCCTCCtaactgaactattgagcatctaatTCTGAGACTGAGACCTCTATCTTGAGTTTGTGTTTAGTGCTCACTTTAGCGCTCTAAAAGATAAAAATAGAAATTAATATGTGATTTATTGAATTGCAAAATGCTGTGAATTTATGGTATTaatatatagtctgcaggtgCTCTGCACATCACAGTAAATTAGCGCTCTTTTCTTTGATCTACTTCAATAAGCACAGCAAGCAACTCATAAAATATGGTGTTTTGACCAGTCTTTGTATTTAGCTTATGAGAGCTTCATACACTTACTTTGCTGTGCGTAGCATATGCAGACTcggggactaaaaacggttcaaaaAACGAAAAACGAAATATAACTAAATGTTTAGCAGAACTAACCGAAAAacagaacaaagtgattttcaattgttcaggagtaaaatctttatttttaaatgctataAAACGGTTATAACCGGTTAATTGCTTCCcgataatttttttcatgaaactaaaggccaaagggtttatcactgTATATTTCTGGTaattttttatgctgccttttaaaaacaaaaaacatgtgctacacatttctttgcctaattgtccgttgtggatgtcgcattctgtgaatgaagaccttttttaagaattatgtataattattactaggggtgtaacgattcacCAATGCCACGGTTCGGTTCATATCACGGTTTTGGAGCCTCGGTTCGGTTCTGTTTGCTGTGGGGGCAGGGTTCATGGCAGGGCACcagcaataataataacactAGATTCACTTATaacttaataaaaacaacaacaataatttaaCTTATTAACTTTATCTTTATTAACTTAACTTTATACATTGgcttcacattttctttagagcAGTTAACACACCTGAGttaactaaaatgaaataaatgcctCCACTGACTAgtcaaaaataaactgcacaccTGAGtcaactaaaattaaataaatgcctccactgactaataaaataaaatttataatacatctaaaatgttaaattaaaattttaaattcttcTTCAAAAATACCATCATGTCCACATTCTCAGGTGAGAGGCTTGCTCTCTGTGCTGTAACAATGTCCCCTGCTGTAGAGAACACTCGCTCACTGGGGACTGATGTTGCAGGGACTCCAAGGAAGGATTTAGCCAACCTGGCTAAATGGGGAAACTGGCTCTCTTTGTCCTTCCACCATGCAAGTGGATTTGACTCCACTTGAAGAGTCGGCACTTCCTTGTAACGCTGGACCTCCTCTTTCACCATTTGAGACAGAGACTTGGATGCAGGTGTGCTCGTCTCCACTGGAAATAACTTTCCAAACAGTTCCGTGATTGGTGCTCTTTTGGCTGGAGGATCACATTCACTGCTGGATGCCACTTCTGACTGCTCCTTTGAGGCTTGGGCCTAACATTAAGGAAGGACAAAGCCACAAAATATTTTAAGCTACTATTGCTAATTGCAATTCATATCTGACAAATAAAACTACCAAAAACATAGTGATGCTCGTCATTTCTGATGATCTAAGTTTCTGTTTAgattttagagtttaaaaaattatatatgtaaagtGCTTTTCAAAGGACATATTCACTACTAGTAAGATATGTTGCAGGTCTGTGGTATTTATAAACAAtgaatttgaataaaatgtattttttttaaaacgtattaatttaaattaattaatcaaatttattaaattaactcattttgtaattaaaacaattaaacaaaaatacctgTGAGGGATGGTATTCCAGAATCTTCTCTATCAGGCTGTTGAAGACGATTCTGCGCGTGTTCTCATCCAGAAACGGCAGAGATTTAAAACGTGGGTCAAGTGCAGTACTCATATGAAGAAACTGCGCAAGTGTTGAGTCAGAGTCTGGGTATCTGTTGGTGAAGTCGGACACAATGGCAGATTTGACATCTTTCACAACTGCTGTATCTGTGCAACTCACGTTCATAGATTCCAGGATGGTGTGTTTCAGTGGCATTATCATTGAAACGGTTGGCAGCTGTTCAGTGCTCAACAGAGCGGTTACCGTTTTCAGTGGTTTGAGAACCTGAACAATGTCCTCAGCTACTTTTACATCTTCATCAGATAGAGTAAGTATGTCCTTAATGTTCCTCTTAGCATTCTTGTCTGTAAGTGCTGAGAAAACAGCAGCCTGCTGTTCAAGGTAGCGCTCAAGCATGTCATAGCTTGAGTTCCACCTGGTGGGGACATCCTGGATCAGCTTGTGTGTAGGCAGTTGGAGCATCTCTTGTTTGTCCTTGAGCACTGCTGCAGCAGTAGTGCTTCGATGGAAAAAAGTGACAACTTTTCTCACTCTGCCTAAAAGCCGTGACATCTGGTTAACGCTCATCCCCCGTTGTGAAGCCAGGTTAACAGTGTGTGCAAAACAGCGAATGTTTGGTGAAAATCCGGCTGCGTTAACTGCATTCACTATGTTTTTGGCGTTGTCTGTTGTGACGGGAACAGTCGCGTTTTCTCTGTCAATTTTCCACTCAGCTACAGCTCCCTGTAATATTTCCGACAGATGATCACTTGTATGGCTTTCATAGACAGCGCGTGTCTGGAGAACGGGATTTGCAATTACCCAGTTGTCGGTAATATAGTGCGTCGTGATCGTGATGAAGGACTGAGTTGCACGGGAAGTCCACCCGTCTGTAGTTAAAGCAATGAATTTTGCATTGCTCAGGTCCTCCACCAATTTGGCTTTCACTTTGTTGTAAAGTTGAGGCAAAACATTCTGACTAAAATGCGGTCGGCTTGGTAGTTGATATCTGGGCTCTAACACACGTAGCAAATGCGTGAATCCGTGCGTTCTCAACAACTGAAAATGGGCGATATCCAGCGCCATGAAAACACCAATTGCCTTGGTAATTGCTTGAGCACGGTCTGAGTCGGCCTGTAGCTTAATTTTAAAAGCAGTAGAAAGAGTTTCCTGTTTTTGAGGTCTCTTACGTGTGCTGCTGATGTCAATGTCGGGATGATGTCTCCGGAGATGCGCTTGCATGTTAGAAGTGTTTCCGTCGTATGAGCAACTTTTGTGAAACACTTACGACAGACGACGCGCGTTTTGTCTATGACACGATTTCCATTATTGTAGTCCACTGGAAAACCAAAATTTGCCCACACAGGAGACATAAATGTGACCGGAGGGTCTTCAATCTCAATTTGCCGCGGAGTTGCCATTCTGAAGTGcgtatgtaaatgtaaactccCGAGTGATCGATCACACAAATCACGTGACATGCactttatttagtaaataatattataataatatttagtaaAACTATAGCTCTTATTAGTTGTCA
The Xyrauchen texanus isolate HMW12.3.18 chromosome 14, RBS_HiC_50CHRs, whole genome shotgun sequence genome window above contains:
- the LOC127655221 gene encoding E3 SUMO-protein ligase ZBED1-like, with the protein product MQAHLRRHHPDIDISSTRKRPQKQETLSTAFKIKLQADSDRAQAITKAIGVFMALDIAHFQLLRTHGFTHLLRVLEPRYQLPSRPHFSQNVLPQLYNKVKAKLVEDLSNAKFIALTTDGWTSRATQSFITITTHYITDNWVIANPVLQTRAVYESHTSDHLSEILQGAVAEWKIDRENATVPVTTDNAKNIVNAVNAAGFSPNIRCFAHTVNLASQRGMSVNQMSRLLGRVRKVVTFFHRSTTAAAVLKDKQEMLQLPTHKLIQDVPTRWNSSYDMLERYLEQQAAVFSALTDKNAKRNIKDILTLSDEDVKVAEDIVQVLKPLKTVTALLSTEQLPTVSMIMPLKHTILESMNVSCTDTAVVKDVKSAIVSDFTNRYPDSDSTLAQFLHMSTALDPRFKSLPFLDENTRRIVFNSLIEKILEYHPSQAQASKEQSEVASSSECDPPAKRAPITELFGKLFPVETSTPASKSLSQMVKEEVQRYKEVPTLQVESNPLAWWKDKESQFPHLARLAKSFLGVPATSVPSERVFSTAGDIVTAQRASLSPENVDMMSAKVSTKHKLKIEVSVSELDAQ